One window from the genome of Artemia franciscana chromosome 12, ASM3288406v1, whole genome shotgun sequence encodes:
- the LOC136033466 gene encoding uncharacterized protein LOC136033466, translated as MNHLVNTNTIFQHKPSQLLTWHSNDGVTKAQIDFNLVRQRWRSSVQYSRSSNSADTGSQSGSDHRLVAAKILLRLATRKKNKPKVSFDIVKLQDKEVRQALNLELINRFDALSSDENITPDKRWETFKTVMTETADEILGRAKIKRQHWITARTLSIVGERRQNMGGPKEETKELRRQVKRSVRPDCRQMWEDAAESLEKAELSRDTRKLYQILKESVGKKDAVSEIVNNRSGKIISCQKERSAKRKDHFQFLLSTSPLSAHDAFPPSVSKKPYNI; from the coding sequence ATGAACCACCTTGTTAACACCAATACCATATTTCAGCACAAACCTAGCCAGCTCTTAACTTGGCATTCAAATGACGGTGTCACTAAGGCCCAAATTGACTTCAATCTCGTACGCCAGCGCTGGAGAAGCTCCGTGCAGTACTCTCGCTCTTCCAACAGCGCGGACACAGGCTCGCAGTCCGGGTCTGACCACAGGCTCGTTGCAGCAAAAATTTTGCTACGTCTTGcaactcgaaaaaaaaacaagcccaaGGTCAGCTTCGATATCGTTAAACTCCAAGACAAAGAAGTGCGGCAGGCCCTCAACTTGGAACTAATCAACCGGTTTGACGCCCTCAGCTCTGATGAAAACATAACCCCCGATAAGAGATGGGAGACCTTTAAAACGGTGATGACAGAGACTGCCGATGAGATCCTAGgccgagcaaaaatcaaacgacaacacTGGATAACCGCTAGGACCCTGTCAATAGTCGGTGAGCGAAGACAAAACATGGGCGGCcctaaagaagaaacaaaggagCTACGCCGACAGGTAAAACGCTCTGTTCGTCCGGACTGCCGCCAAATGTGGGAAGACGCTGCCGAGTCGTTAGAGAAAGCAGAACTCTCACGTGACACCCGCAAGCTTTACCAGATCCTGAAGGAATCCGTTGGTAAGAAAGATGCTGTCTCGGAAATAGTCAATAACAGATCAGGAAAAATCATTAGTTGTCAGAAGGAACGCTCAGCAAAACGGAAGGATCACTTTCAGTTCCTCCTAAGCACATCCCCTTTATCTGCTCACGATGCCTTCCCACCTTCCGTCTCTAAAAAGCCTTACAATATCTAG
- the LOC136033467 gene encoding uncharacterized protein LOC136033467, which yields MFGIILLNRFKGAREERTRENQVGFGPGRGCTDNIFAFRLIIQQFERYNLPLILIFLDFIAAFDSVTRQKLWKIPENDGMPLKFELMKAYYDASVSRVRAYGEETEEFLVEFGVKHGIVDKTIDKSYQIQ from the coding sequence ATGTTCGGGATCATACTCCTGAACCGCTTCAAAGGGGCAAGGGAGGAAAGAACTCGAGAAAATCAAGTCGGCTTTGGACCAGGTAGAGGCTGTACTGATAATATCTTCGCCTTTCGCCTCATTATCCAGCAGTTTGAAAGGTACAACCTACCCCTGATCTTGATTTTCCTGGATTTCATTGCCGCCTTCGACTCTGTCACTCGCCAGAAGCTTTGGAAGATCCCAGAGAATGACGGAATGCCGCTGAAGTTTGAACTGATGAAGGCATACTATGACGCGTCAGTGAGCCGAGTTAGAGCCTATGGCGAAGAAACCGAAGAATTTCTGGTTGAGTTCGGAGTAAAACACGGCATTGTTGATAAAACCATTGATAAAAGCTATCAAATTCAATAA